A genome region from Mesorhizobium sp. B2-1-8 includes the following:
- the ureC gene encoding urease subunit alpha — MARLTRAAYAQMYGPTVGDKVRLADTELIIEVEKDFTIHGEEVKFGGGKVIRDGMGQSQVSRAQGAVDTVITNALVIDASAGIFKADIGLRDGRIAAIGKAGNPDTQDGVTIIIGPGTEIIAGEGKILTAGGFDAHIHFICPQQIEEALMSGITTMLGGGTGPAHGTLATTCTPGPWHMARMIQSFDAFPMNIGLSGKGNASLPAALEEMVLGGACSLKLHEDWGTTPAAIDCCLSVADDYDVQVMIHTDTLNESGFVENTVAAIKGRTIHAFHTEGAGGGHAPDIIKVCGLPNVIPSSTNPTRPYTVNTLAEHLDMLMVCHHLSPSIPEDIAFAESRIRKETIAAEDILHDIGAFSIISSDSQAMGRVGEVAIRTWQTADKMKRQRGSLPQETGDNDNFRVRRYIAKYTINPAIAHGLSKEIGSIAVGKRADLVLWNPAFFGVKPDMVLIGGMIAAAPMGDPNASIPTPQPMHYRPMFGAYGKARTNSSVTFVSKAALESGLHGRLGVDKQFVAVENTRGGIGKHSMVLNDATPHIEVDPETYEVRADGELLTCEPATVLPMAQRYFLF, encoded by the coding sequence ATGGCCAGACTAACCCGTGCCGCCTACGCCCAGATGTATGGCCCGACCGTTGGCGACAAAGTGCGGCTTGCCGACACCGAGCTGATCATCGAGGTCGAGAAGGATTTCACCATTCATGGCGAGGAGGTGAAATTCGGCGGCGGCAAGGTCATTCGCGACGGCATGGGCCAGAGCCAGGTTTCCCGTGCTCAAGGCGCGGTCGACACCGTCATCACCAACGCGCTGGTGATCGATGCCAGCGCCGGCATCTTCAAGGCCGATATCGGCCTCAGGGATGGCCGCATCGCGGCAATAGGCAAGGCCGGCAATCCCGATACGCAGGATGGCGTCACCATCATCATCGGTCCCGGCACGGAAATCATCGCCGGCGAGGGCAAGATCCTCACCGCCGGTGGCTTCGACGCGCATATCCACTTCATCTGCCCGCAGCAGATCGAGGAGGCGCTGATGTCGGGCATCACCACCATGCTCGGCGGCGGCACCGGCCCGGCGCATGGCACGCTGGCCACCACCTGCACGCCGGGGCCATGGCACATGGCGCGCATGATCCAGTCCTTCGACGCCTTCCCGATGAATATCGGCCTGTCGGGCAAGGGCAACGCCTCTCTGCCTGCAGCACTCGAAGAGATGGTGCTGGGCGGCGCTTGCTCGCTCAAGCTCCACGAGGACTGGGGCACGACGCCGGCGGCAATCGACTGCTGCCTGTCGGTCGCCGACGACTACGACGTGCAGGTCATGATCCACACCGATACGCTCAACGAATCCGGCTTTGTCGAGAACACCGTGGCGGCCATCAAGGGCCGCACCATCCACGCCTTCCACACCGAGGGCGCCGGCGGCGGCCATGCACCGGATATCATCAAGGTCTGTGGCCTGCCCAACGTCATCCCGTCCTCGACCAACCCGACACGGCCCTACACGGTCAACACGCTGGCCGAGCATCTCGACATGCTGATGGTCTGCCATCATCTGTCGCCGTCGATCCCCGAGGACATCGCCTTTGCCGAAAGCCGCATCCGCAAGGAGACCATCGCGGCCGAGGACATCCTGCACGACATAGGCGCCTTCTCGATCATCTCGTCGGACAGCCAGGCCATGGGTCGCGTCGGCGAGGTGGCGATCCGCACCTGGCAGACCGCCGACAAGATGAAGCGCCAGCGCGGGTCATTGCCGCAGGAGACCGGCGACAACGACAATTTCCGCGTCCGCCGCTATATCGCCAAATACACCATCAATCCGGCCATCGCGCACGGGCTGTCGAAGGAGATCGGCTCGATCGCGGTCGGCAAACGCGCCGACCTGGTGCTGTGGAATCCGGCCTTCTTCGGCGTCAAGCCGGATATGGTGCTGATCGGCGGCATGATCGCCGCCGCCCCGATGGGCGATCCCAACGCCTCGATCCCGACGCCGCAGCCGATGCACTACCGGCCGATGTTCGGCGCCTATGGCAAAGCCCGGACCAACTCGTCCGTGACTTTCGTCTCGAAGGCCGCGCTCGAATCAGGTTTGCACGGCAGGCTCGGCGTCGACAAGCAATTCGTCGCCGTCGAAAACACGCGCGGCGGCATCGGCAAGCACTCGATGGTGCTCAACGACGCCACGCCGCATATCGAGGTCGATCCGGAAACCTACGAGGTACGCGCCGACGGCGAACTCTTGACCTGCGAGCCGGCGACCGTGCTGCCGATGGCGCAGCGGTATTTTCTGTTTTGA
- a CDS encoding DUF29 domain-containing protein, with the protein MNKIFRKQQLTPYEADYAQWCAEQGALLREGRLSDIDRENVAEEIESLGRSDKREIASRLGTLVLHLLKWEFQPEQRKTGWLLTIREQRLRIAGLLDESPSLRTYPAQVLDREFKIARLKAQDETGLRDRDFPVDCPYGIKEILDDDYFPGSPWSSDNLMRE; encoded by the coding sequence ATGAACAAGATATTCCGCAAACAGCAATTGACGCCCTACGAGGCCGACTATGCTCAGTGGTGCGCCGAACAGGGCGCGCTGCTGCGCGAAGGTCGTCTTTCCGACATCGATCGTGAGAATGTTGCTGAGGAGATCGAGAGCTTGGGGCGGAGCGACAAAAGGGAAATTGCGAGCAGGCTCGGCACTTTGGTCCTTCACTTGCTGAAATGGGAGTTTCAGCCTGAGCAGCGCAAAACGGGCTGGTTGCTGACAATTCGGGAGCAACGGCTTCGGATTGCGGGACTGCTTGATGAGAGTCCGAGCCTCAGAACATATCCTGCGCAGGTGCTCGATCGAGAGTTCAAGATAGCAAGATTGAAGGCACAGGACGAAACAGGCCTGAGGGATCGGGATTTCCCTGTCGATTGCCCCTATGGGATCAAGGAAATTTTAGACGATGACTATTTCCCAGGATCACCGTGGTCTTCGGACAACCTTATGCGAGAATAG
- a CDS encoding glutathione S-transferase family protein encodes MYKAVGSRGSRVSRVLWMLEELGQPYEFVEVKLRSPEAYALNPSGKVPILIDGELTVTDSAAICVYLADKHADKGLGANPGIAGRAEMDSWMHFAQSEFEAPLWNKLRHRFLLPREVRVDVGPAAAFDFASEVKALERRLGDKTFALGDRFSAVDVLLGDMGGWARAGRFAIDSDRVNAYFDRVLSRPARARAQANASARKSESIFGKHDA; translated from the coding sequence ATGTACAAGGCCGTCGGATCGCGTGGCTCCCGGGTCAGTCGCGTCCTCTGGATGCTGGAGGAGCTCGGGCAGCCCTATGAATTCGTCGAGGTCAAGCTACGCTCGCCGGAAGCCTATGCGCTCAATCCGTCGGGCAAGGTGCCGATCCTCATCGACGGCGAGCTGACGGTGACGGATTCGGCGGCGATCTGTGTCTATCTCGCCGACAAGCACGCCGACAAAGGCCTGGGCGCCAATCCTGGGATCGCCGGCCGTGCCGAGATGGATTCCTGGATGCACTTCGCACAGTCGGAGTTCGAGGCGCCGCTGTGGAACAAATTGCGCCACCGCTTCCTCTTGCCCAGGGAAGTGCGGGTCGATGTCGGCCCTGCCGCGGCCTTTGATTTTGCGTCGGAGGTCAAGGCGCTGGAGCGCAGGCTTGGCGACAAAACGTTTGCACTCGGCGACCGGTTCTCGGCCGTCGATGTGCTGCTTGGCGACATGGGCGGCTGGGCGCGTGCCGGCCGGTTCGCGATCGACTCCGACCGCGTCAACGCCTATTTCGACCGCGTGTTGTCGAGGCCTGCCCGTGCGCGGGCGCAAGCCAATGCATCGGCCCGAAAGTCGGAATCGATTTTTGGAAAGCACGATGCATAG